From one Halothece sp. PCC 7418 genomic stretch:
- a CDS encoding prohibitin family protein, with the protein MTQPNIQSLTAIIGGIIAAVLLIIGFNSYTVINPGEAGVLSILGKPQENPLLEGIHFKPPIISKVDVYDVTVQKYEVPAQSATKDLQDLNASFAINFRLDPVKVVDIRRKQGTLSNVVAKIISPQTQESFKVAAARKTAEEAITRRDELKADFDVALNQRLEKYGIIVLDTSVVDLNFTKAFAQAVEDKQIAEQSAQRAVYIAREAEQKAQADINRAKGRAEAQRLLAETLRAQGGSLVLQKEAIAAWRDGGSQMPNVLVMGGENKSSVPFLFNLGDLADIDQDRPSPEEASPLDEPSPFAEDDDSALDLPSGYDSLDLN; encoded by the coding sequence TTGACTCAACCCAATATCCAAAGCCTAACTGCCATTATTGGTGGTATAATCGCTGCTGTCTTACTCATCATTGGCTTTAACTCATACACCGTCATTAACCCAGGGGAAGCGGGGGTACTCAGTATTTTAGGGAAACCCCAAGAAAACCCCCTTTTAGAAGGGATTCACTTTAAACCCCCTATCATTTCCAAGGTTGATGTCTATGATGTCACTGTTCAAAAATATGAAGTGCCAGCGCAAAGTGCCACTAAAGATTTACAAGACTTAAATGCCAGTTTTGCCATCAACTTTCGTCTTGATCCGGTGAAAGTGGTGGATATCCGCCGTAAACAAGGAACATTGAGTAATGTGGTGGCAAAAATTATTTCTCCACAAACTCAAGAATCCTTTAAAGTGGCTGCAGCACGAAAAACGGCAGAAGAAGCGATCACCCGACGTGATGAATTAAAAGCAGATTTTGATGTCGCCTTGAACCAACGACTGGAGAAATATGGAATTATTGTTCTTGATACCAGCGTCGTTGATCTCAACTTTACTAAAGCCTTTGCTCAGGCAGTAGAAGACAAACAAATTGCTGAACAAAGTGCGCAACGGGCGGTTTACATTGCCCGAGAAGCAGAACAAAAAGCCCAAGCCGATATTAATCGCGCCAAAGGACGAGCGGAAGCCCAACGCTTACTCGCAGAAACCTTACGCGCCCAAGGAGGATCATTAGTTCTGCAAAAAGAAGCGATCGCAGCATGGCGTGATGGTGGCTCACAAATGCCCAATGTCTTAGTGATGGGAGGAGAAAACAAGAGCAGTGTTCCCTTCTTATTTAATCTGGGCGATCTTGCTGATATTGACCAAGACCGTCCTTCCCCAGAAGAAGCATCTCCCCTTGATGAACCGTCTCCTTTTGCAGAAGATGACGATTCCGCTTTAGACCTTCCTTCTGGTTATGACAGTTTAGATCTCAATTAA
- a CDS encoding VOC family protein, whose translation MEYKTAFLTIATQDLETLVNFYKTLLENNPEPYLPNKYAEFQLAGGLKLGIFQPKDTHKNEFSQPEKSAMSLCIEVGDLDSAIAQLSALGDSPSGEVTTASHGKEIYAYDPDGNRLILHCST comes from the coding sequence ATGGAATATAAAACTGCTTTTCTGACAATTGCAACTCAAGATCTAGAAACCTTAGTTAATTTTTACAAAACTCTATTAGAGAATAATCCAGAGCCTTATCTTCCGAATAAATATGCTGAATTTCAACTAGCAGGGGGATTAAAATTAGGAATTTTTCAACCGAAAGATACACACAAAAATGAATTTAGTCAGCCTGAAAAGAGTGCGATGAGTTTATGTATTGAAGTGGGTGATTTAGACAGCGCGATCGCGCAATTATCTGCTTTAGGCGATTCACCTTCAGGGGAAGTTACTACCGCCTCTCATGGCAAGGAAATCTATGCTTATGATCCCGATGGAAATCGCTTAATTCTTCATTGTTCAACTTAA
- a CDS encoding heme A synthase, translating to MTESAIYPKINTSSGKISAQQRVRRLIWKIAIATFILMAIGSATRVMDAGLACPDWPLCYGQVVPSQQMNLQVFLEWFHRLDAALIGLTTMGLVGLCLWLRRELPRWLPWAAFGALVLVIVQGLLGGLTVTELLRFDIVTAHLGTALLFFCLLIGMGTALLPYQGTTTAKKLPWVGGMAAGLVYLQSLLGGLIASRWAVHQCYTGFELCSVMNTHLAGVLPASIATLAVVIFSWRTPALHPMLRQLANLSGIFLLLQILVGFATFHLHLQVEPLTVTHQAVGAALLGGLVAYTVLAVRDRAVPSTSI from the coding sequence ATGACAGAATCAGCGATTTACCCAAAAATTAATACTTCTTCTGGGAAGATTTCTGCTCAGCAACGAGTCCGACGATTGATTTGGAAAATTGCGATTGCAACCTTTATTTTAATGGCAATTGGCAGTGCGACTCGCGTGATGGATGCGGGTTTAGCTTGTCCAGACTGGCCCCTTTGCTATGGTCAGGTAGTGCCGTCCCAACAAATGAATTTACAGGTGTTCTTAGAATGGTTTCACCGCCTTGATGCAGCGTTAATTGGTTTAACCACAATGGGGTTGGTGGGTTTATGTCTTTGGTTGCGTCGGGAATTACCCCGTTGGCTACCTTGGGCTGCTTTTGGTGCTTTAGTGCTGGTGATTGTCCAAGGATTATTAGGGGGACTAACGGTGACTGAGTTACTGCGTTTTGATATTGTCACCGCTCATTTAGGAACAGCGTTACTCTTTTTCTGTTTGTTGATTGGGATGGGAACCGCTTTACTGCCCTATCAAGGGACAACAACGGCGAAAAAACTCCCTTGGGTTGGCGGTATGGCAGCAGGATTAGTTTATCTGCAAAGCCTCTTAGGGGGATTAATTGCTTCTCGCTGGGCGGTGCATCAATGTTATACGGGGTTTGAACTCTGTTCAGTGATGAATACCCATCTGGCGGGTGTTCTCCCCGCAAGTATAGCAACCTTAGCGGTGGTGATTTTTTCTTGGCGCACGCCCGCCCTCCATCCGATGTTACGTCAGTTAGCGAATCTTTCCGGAATCTTTCTCCTACTACAAATTTTAGTGGGGTTTGCCACGTTTCATCTGCACCTGCAAGTGGAACCCCTCACTGTCACCCATCAAGCGGTTGGGGCTGCTTTACTAGGGGGATTGGTGGCTTATACCGTCTTAGCAGTGCGCGATCGCGCAGTTCCCTCTACTTCTATCTAA
- a CDS encoding prohibitin family protein: MTKQTTQSLTAIIGGIIAALLILIGFNSYVVINPGEAGVLSILGKAQEDALLEGIHYKIPFISKVDVYDVTVQKFEVPAQSATKDLQDLKASFAINFRLDPVKVVDIRRKQGTLSNVVSKIVAPQTQESFKVAAARKTAEEAITRRDELKEDFDIALNQRLDKYGIVVLDTSVIDLNFTKEFAQAVEDKQIAEQRAQRAVYIAREAEQEAQADINRAKGKAEAQRLLAETLRAQGGSLVLQKEAIEAWRQGGSQMPNVLVMGGENNSSVPFLFNLGDLADIDQDRPSPEDASPLDEPSPFEDNEEDSSSLDLPPSYGGL, from the coding sequence TTGACCAAGCAAACCACCCAAAGTCTGACCGCAATTATCGGTGGGATTATTGCAGCACTCCTGATCCTGATTGGTTTTAACTCGTATGTGGTAATTAATCCAGGGGAAGCAGGGGTACTCAGCATTCTGGGAAAAGCCCAAGAAGATGCTCTTCTCGAAGGGATTCATTATAAAATTCCTTTCATTTCCAAAGTTGATGTGTATGATGTGACGGTGCAGAAATTTGAAGTTCCTGCCCAAAGTGCAACTAAAGACTTACAGGATCTTAAAGCCAGTTTTGCCATTAACTTTCGTCTTGATCCCGTAAAAGTGGTTGATATTCGTCGGAAGCAAGGGACACTCAGTAACGTCGTTTCTAAAATTGTTGCCCCCCAAACTCAAGAATCGTTTAAAGTGGCTGCAGCACGGAAAACCGCCGAAGAAGCGATCACCCGACGGGATGAATTAAAAGAGGACTTTGATATTGCCCTTAATCAACGCCTCGACAAGTATGGTATCGTTGTTTTAGATACCAGTGTGATTGACTTGAACTTTACTAAAGAGTTTGCCCAAGCAGTAGAAGACAAACAAATTGCCGAACAACGGGCGCAACGAGCGGTTTACATTGCTAGGGAAGCAGAACAAGAAGCGCAAGCCGATATTAATCGCGCCAAAGGGAAAGCAGAAGCGCAACGTCTCCTCGCGGAAACCTTACGTGCCCAAGGAGGGTCATTAGTTCTGCAAAAAGAAGCCATTGAAGCTTGGCGACAAGGGGGGTCGCAAATGCCCAATGTTTTAGTCATGGGTGGCGAAAATAACAGCAGTGTTCCCTTCTTATTTAATCTGGGGGATCTTGCCGATATTGACCAAGACCGTCCTTCCCCAGAAGATGCGTCTCCCCTTGATGAACCTTCTCCCTTTGAGGATAATGAGGAGGACTCTTCTTCCCTTGATTTGCCTCCAAGTTATGGTGGTTTATAG
- a CDS encoding Stp1/IreP family PP2C-type Ser/Thr phosphatase: MKRRFNGRTDTGMMRAVNQDCLYYDPRGRFFIVADGMGGHAGGQEASKIATQAISDYLEEHWDCDLNSEVLLHQAVEEANEKIIADQQTHPERAEMGTTVVGVIFRKNQAWCVHVGDSRLYLWRDHELIQLTEDHTWVAWALKSGTISPAEAEVHPWRHVLSQCLGRKELYSIDIDILNIQPRDRLLLCSDGLTGEVREEEINRYLNAAETCDKAVTQLIETAKENGGSDNITVIVIEEGETEDSFGSQDATETLSSEY, from the coding sequence ATGAAACGTCGCTTTAATGGGCGAACTGATACTGGAATGATGCGTGCAGTCAACCAAGACTGCTTATACTACGATCCGCGAGGGCGTTTCTTTATCGTTGCCGATGGCATGGGTGGACACGCTGGCGGACAAGAAGCCAGTAAAATCGCGACACAAGCTATTAGTGATTACCTAGAAGAACATTGGGACTGTGATCTCAACTCAGAAGTGTTGCTTCACCAAGCCGTTGAGGAAGCCAACGAAAAAATCATTGCCGATCAACAAACCCATCCCGAACGGGCGGAAATGGGAACAACGGTTGTCGGTGTGATCTTTCGTAAAAATCAAGCCTGGTGTGTTCATGTGGGAGACTCTCGACTCTACCTCTGGCGAGATCATGAACTGATTCAACTCACTGAAGATCATACTTGGGTGGCTTGGGCGCTCAAGTCAGGTACGATTTCCCCAGCAGAAGCAGAAGTTCACCCTTGGCGGCACGTTTTATCCCAGTGTTTAGGTCGCAAAGAACTCTATAGCATTGATATTGATATTCTCAATATTCAACCGCGCGATCGGCTCTTGCTCTGTAGTGATGGTTTAACTGGAGAAGTCCGAGAAGAGGAAATTAATCGTTATCTCAATGCTGCGGAAACCTGTGATAAAGCAGTCACTCAACTCATTGAAACGGCCAAAGAAAACGGGGGTTCAGACAATATTACCGTGATCGTCATTGAAGAAGGGGAAACTGAAGACAGTTTCGGTAGTCAAGATGCCACCGAAACCTTGTCCTCAGAATATTAA
- a CDS encoding heme o synthase, which translates to MTGTSLSPRNETFLQVIQSYYQLTKPRIIPLLLITTAAAMWLAGKGQVDPFNVFITLLGGTLAAASAQTLNCIYDKDIDYEMQRTRKRPIPSGRVQPQHALLFAIALAILSFSLMAWFVNVLSALLALSGIFVYMLVYTHWLKRHSTQNIVIGGAAGAIPALVGWAAVTGELSWTAWFLFAIVFFWTPPHFWALAMMICDDYAEVNVPMLPVVKGAKNTAEQVFNYTIFVVPLTFGLIYPLGESGVIYALFAGILGITFIVKTWELRQTPEDKMKARSVFKYSILYMMLLCTGIVVDSLPITHNMVSFVSNTIAQF; encoded by the coding sequence ATGACAGGGACTAGTCTTTCTCCCCGTAACGAAACGTTTTTACAAGTAATTCAGAGTTATTATCAACTCACCAAACCGCGTATTATTCCCTTATTACTGATTACCACCGCAGCAGCGATGTGGTTGGCGGGAAAAGGACAAGTTGACCCCTTTAATGTCTTTATTACGCTGCTTGGGGGAACTTTAGCAGCAGCTTCCGCGCAAACCCTTAACTGCATCTACGATAAAGATATTGATTATGAGATGCAGCGCACTCGGAAACGCCCCATTCCTTCCGGAAGAGTGCAACCGCAACACGCTTTATTATTTGCCATTGCTTTAGCGATTCTTTCTTTTAGTCTGATGGCTTGGTTTGTGAATGTCCTCAGTGCTTTACTCGCCTTATCGGGTATCTTCGTTTATATGCTGGTTTATACCCACTGGCTAAAACGTCACAGCACCCAGAATATTGTCATTGGCGGTGCTGCGGGTGCAATTCCCGCCTTAGTCGGTTGGGCTGCGGTAACGGGTGAGTTAAGCTGGACCGCATGGTTTTTATTTGCCATTGTTTTCTTCTGGACTCCCCCCCATTTTTGGGCGTTGGCGATGATGATCTGTGATGATTATGCGGAAGTCAATGTTCCGATGTTACCTGTGGTAAAAGGGGCAAAAAATACTGCCGAACAAGTGTTTAATTATACGATTTTCGTTGTTCCTTTAACCTTTGGTTTGATTTATCCCCTCGGTGAGTCTGGAGTGATTTACGCGCTATTTGCAGGGATTCTCGGGATAACATTTATTGTCAAAACTTGGGAGTTGCGACAAACGCCAGAGGATAAAATGAAAGCGCGATCGGTGTTTAAGTATTCGATTCTCTACATGATGCTTCTCTGTACAGGAATTGTCGTTGATAGCTTACCGATAACACACAACATGGTGAGTTTTGTGAGTAATACAATCGCTCAATTCTAA
- a CDS encoding class I SAM-dependent methyltransferase: MGHATLPATLRNWLVTALEDFPHPVKIQFWEGEILNLGKAGDSSVELDFRHPGVLRSLILKRDPLVLTEAYLNGWFDFHGEIENIVHLGQHLAWKGLKRTQGIKAWLQCLFLPRLPLNVNPENNRDGEVHSKERDRAAIQHHYDVGDNFYQLWLDPWMVYSCAHFEHPLMSLAEAQEQKLDISCRKLKLQSGETLLDIGCGWGAMLRWAAKHYGIKGYGITLSEKQVAYNRQRIQEEGLADQLEVHLLDYRDLPKEPTFDKIVSVGMIEHVGLNQYPAYFQSAYQCLKSGGLFLNHGITSTDQWNGSSIGERFINRYIFPDGELIQLTPMLREAEKARWEIVDVDNWRPHYALTLRRWADNLAKAKTEAVQLIGEKLYNIWQLYLVGCAIGFEQNQMGIYQTVLRRKEDEKWNLPLTRQG; this comes from the coding sequence ATGGGACACGCAACATTACCCGCAACCCTCCGAAACTGGCTCGTTACTGCTTTAGAAGACTTTCCGCATCCCGTTAAAATCCAATTTTGGGAAGGAGAAATTTTAAACTTAGGAAAAGCAGGAGATTCCAGTGTTGAATTAGACTTTCGCCATCCTGGTGTTTTACGGTCTCTGATCCTAAAACGGGATCCTTTAGTGTTAACAGAAGCATATTTAAATGGTTGGTTTGACTTCCACGGTGAGATTGAAAACATTGTTCATCTGGGACAACATTTGGCTTGGAAAGGATTAAAGCGCACGCAAGGAATCAAAGCCTGGTTACAGTGTTTATTTCTTCCTCGTTTACCGCTTAATGTGAATCCTGAAAATAACCGTGATGGAGAAGTTCATAGTAAAGAGCGCGATCGCGCTGCGATTCAACATCATTATGATGTGGGAGATAACTTTTATCAACTTTGGTTAGACCCGTGGATGGTCTATTCCTGCGCTCATTTTGAACATCCGTTAATGAGTCTGGCTGAAGCCCAAGAACAAAAATTAGACATCAGTTGTCGTAAATTGAAATTACAATCGGGAGAAACCCTCCTTGATATCGGTTGCGGTTGGGGGGCGATGCTGCGTTGGGCTGCCAAACATTATGGCATTAAAGGGTATGGAATCACCCTCAGTGAAAAACAAGTGGCGTACAATCGCCAACGCATCCAAGAAGAAGGCTTAGCGGATCAACTGGAAGTGCATCTGTTGGACTATCGCGACTTACCGAAAGAGCCCACGTTTGATAAAATTGTATCTGTTGGCATGATCGAGCACGTGGGGTTAAACCAATATCCCGCCTATTTTCAAAGTGCATATCAGTGCTTAAAATCGGGTGGTTTATTTCTCAATCATGGCATTACTTCTACTGATCAATGGAATGGTTCGAGTATTGGAGAACGGTTTATTAATCGCTATATCTTCCCAGATGGCGAACTCATTCAACTGACACCGATGTTGCGAGAAGCAGAAAAAGCCCGTTGGGAAATTGTTGACGTGGATAACTGGCGACCCCATTACGCCTTAACCTTACGCCGTTGGGCTGACAATTTAGCAAAAGCAAAAACAGAAGCGGTGCAGCTAATTGGTGAAAAATTATATAACATTTGGCAACTATATTTAGTCGGTTGCGCGATCGGTTTTGAACAGAATCAAATGGGAATCTATCAAACTGTATTACGCCGAAAAGAAGATGAAAAATGGAATTTACCGCTCACTCGTCAAGGATAG
- a CDS encoding heme-copper oxidase subunit III — translation MQSSAVNQSETINYTEGADTAHEEHPDFRMFGVVLFLIAESMIFLGLFAAYLIYASVMPEWPPEGTPELDLILPGINSIILISSSFVMHRGQSAIKKNDTSGLQFWFGLTALMGAIFLGGQLYEYSHLEFGLTTNLFTSCFYVLTGFHGLHVTVGLLLILFVLQRSTRQNHYSSEEHFGVEASELYWHFVDVVWVILFGLVYLL, via the coding sequence ATGCAGAGTTCGGCCGTTAATCAGTCAGAAACCATTAATTACACAGAAGGCGCAGATACTGCCCATGAGGAACATCCTGATTTTCGGATGTTTGGGGTTGTCTTATTCCTAATTGCTGAGAGTATGATTTTTCTGGGATTATTCGCAGCGTATCTCATTTATGCGTCTGTGATGCCCGAATGGCCCCCTGAAGGCACTCCTGAGTTAGACCTGATACTCCCTGGCATTAACTCCATTATTCTGATTTCTAGCAGCTTTGTGATGCACCGGGGACAAAGTGCCATTAAAAAGAATGATACGTCTGGATTACAGTTTTGGTTTGGCTTAACCGCACTCATGGGTGCGATTTTTCTAGGGGGACAACTTTATGAATACAGTCATCTGGAGTTTGGTTTAACGACTAATTTATTTACCAGTTGTTTCTATGTTCTCACGGGCTTTCATGGGTTGCACGTCACGGTGGGCTTATTGTTGATTTTATTTGTCTTGCAGCGATCGACTCGTCAAAATCACTATAGCAGCGAGGAACATTTCGGGGTAGAAGCCTCAGAACTCTATTGGCACTTTGTTGATGTGGTGTGGGTGATTCTGTTTGGGTTAGTCTATCTGTTATAG
- a CDS encoding cytochrome c oxidase subunit II yields the protein MTTANKIKIATIAILIAIISLWYGQNHGLLPVAASPEAQAVDGIFQLMMTVAMGLFLLIEGVLIYSLIRFRQKPGDDSDGPPTEGNVSLEIVWTAIPTVIVLIISIYSFEVYNSMGGLNPEASRDPGPQQVAEETTHNEGLQGLIASASDYLALGLGESPGNKAKNLTPLSVEVNAIQYAFLFTYPDSGIVSGELHVPVGQPVNLKIEAGDVIHAFWVPQLRLKQDAVPGRETKISFTPERTGEYPVICAELCGPYHGAMKTQLIIESRDEYQAWIQEQQVAQSQPLDDTVAVGTTDPLLTPYAEKIGVNDETLEELHIHHTH from the coding sequence GTGACTACTGCTAACAAAATTAAAATTGCCACAATTGCGATCTTAATCGCCATCATTAGCCTTTGGTATGGTCAAAATCATGGTTTACTTCCCGTGGCTGCTTCTCCAGAAGCCCAAGCGGTCGATGGGATTTTTCAACTCATGATGACCGTTGCGATGGGCTTATTTTTACTCATTGAAGGCGTATTGATTTATTCTCTCATTCGTTTTCGCCAAAAGCCTGGAGATGATAGCGATGGTCCGCCGACGGAAGGAAATGTGTCTTTAGAAATTGTCTGGACAGCGATTCCGACGGTGATTGTCTTGATTATTTCCATCTATAGCTTTGAAGTTTATAACTCAATGGGCGGATTAAATCCAGAAGCCTCCCGCGATCCCGGTCCCCAACAAGTGGCGGAAGAGACAACCCACAATGAAGGCTTACAGGGCTTAATTGCTTCTGCTTCCGATTATCTTGCTTTGGGTTTAGGAGAATCCCCTGGTAATAAGGCGAAAAACTTAACCCCCTTATCGGTGGAGGTGAATGCGATTCAGTATGCGTTTTTATTCACTTATCCGGATAGTGGGATTGTTTCGGGAGAACTGCACGTTCCTGTGGGACAACCCGTTAATCTGAAAATTGAAGCAGGGGATGTCATTCATGCCTTTTGGGTCCCGCAATTACGTCTAAAACAAGATGCGGTTCCCGGTCGAGAAACAAAAATTAGTTTTACCCCCGAACGCACTGGGGAATATCCCGTAATTTGTGCTGAACTGTGTGGTCCCTATCATGGGGCGATGAAAACCCAATTAATTATTGAAAGTCGAGACGAGTATCAGGCTTGGATTCAAGAACAACAAGTTGCCCAAAGTCAACCTTTAGACGATACCGTCGCTGTGGGAACAACCGATCCCCTATTGACTCCCTATGCCGAAAAAATTGGAGTTAATGACGAAACGTTAGAGGAATTGCACATCCATCATACGCATTAA
- the ctaD gene encoding cytochrome c oxidase subunit I, with the protein MTTPVETPQTEQFEEKRTWTDYFTFNTDHKVIGIQYLVTSFIFYLIGGALAAAVRTELATPESDFVSPEVYNQLFTVHGTVMIFLWIVPAGAGFGNYLIPLMVGAKDMAFPRLNAVAFWLIPPGGLLLMASFFVGAPQAGWTSYPPLSLMTGKAGEEIWILSILVLGTSSILGAINFVATILKMRMPEMSLFEMPLFCWSMLATGVMILVSTPVLASALILLSFDLIVETSFFNPTGGGDPIVYQHMFWFYSHPAVYIMILPFFGVISEVLPVHSRKPIFGYRAIAFSSLAICFLGLIVWAHHMFSSGTPGWLRMFFMATTMIIAVPTGIKVFGWCATIWGGKIRLNSAMLFGMGFVSAFLIGGLSGVMLASVPFDIHVHDTYFIVAHLHYVLFGGSVLGLFSAVYHWYPKMTGKYLNETWGKIHFGLTFIGLNITFLPMHQLGLQGMNRRIAIYDPEYQLLNMVCTAGSYILAVSTFPFIVNLVWCAFKGKEAGANPWKALTLEWQTSSPPMIENFEEEPVLWSGPYDYGIDSAEEDDQSVEELLSEVKADMS; encoded by the coding sequence ATGACAACCCCAGTAGAAACGCCTCAAACCGAACAGTTTGAGGAAAAACGAACTTGGACCGATTACTTTACCTTCAATACAGACCACAAGGTGATTGGCATTCAATATCTTGTTACGTCCTTTATTTTCTATCTCATTGGCGGGGCGTTAGCTGCTGCGGTACGCACGGAGTTAGCCACCCCAGAATCCGATTTTGTGAGTCCAGAAGTGTATAACCAACTGTTCACCGTTCATGGTACAGTGATGATTTTTCTCTGGATTGTCCCGGCTGGTGCGGGGTTTGGGAATTATTTAATCCCCTTGATGGTGGGGGCGAAGGATATGGCATTTCCCCGCTTAAATGCAGTAGCGTTTTGGTTAATCCCCCCAGGAGGCTTGCTATTGATGGCGAGTTTCTTTGTGGGCGCACCACAAGCGGGTTGGACTTCTTATCCGCCTCTGAGTTTAATGACAGGGAAAGCAGGGGAAGAAATCTGGATTCTCAGTATTTTGGTTTTAGGAACTTCTTCGATTTTGGGGGCGATTAACTTTGTCGCCACCATTCTCAAAATGCGGATGCCAGAAATGTCCTTATTTGAGATGCCCTTATTTTGCTGGTCGATGTTAGCGACAGGGGTAATGATTTTGGTGAGTACCCCCGTTCTCGCCTCGGCACTCATTCTGTTATCTTTTGATTTAATTGTGGAGACGAGTTTCTTTAACCCCACTGGTGGCGGTGATCCGATTGTGTACCAGCATATGTTCTGGTTTTACTCGCACCCTGCGGTTTATATTATGATTTTGCCCTTTTTTGGGGTGATTTCAGAAGTTTTGCCCGTTCATTCTCGTAAACCGATTTTTGGCTACCGCGCGATCGCGTTCTCTAGTCTTGCTATTTGCTTCCTCGGGTTAATTGTCTGGGCGCACCATATGTTCAGTAGCGGAACACCTGGCTGGTTACGGATGTTCTTTATGGCAACCACCATGATTATCGCCGTTCCCACCGGAATTAAAGTCTTTGGTTGGTGTGCCACCATCTGGGGTGGCAAAATCCGTCTCAACAGTGCCATGTTATTCGGGATGGGCTTTGTCTCGGCTTTCCTCATTGGCGGATTAAGTGGCGTGATGCTTGCTTCAGTGCCGTTTGATATCCACGTCCACGACACCTATTTCATTGTTGCCCACCTGCACTATGTTCTCTTTGGCGGTAGTGTTTTAGGGTTATTCTCGGCAGTGTATCACTGGTATCCGAAGATGACTGGAAAATACCTCAACGAAACCTGGGGGAAAATTCATTTTGGACTGACCTTTATCGGTTTGAATATTACCTTCCTTCCCATGCACCAGTTAGGATTACAGGGAATGAACCGACGCATTGCCATTTATGATCCCGAATATCAACTTTTAAATATGGTTTGCACTGCGGGGTCATATATCTTAGCTGTTTCCACGTTTCCCTTCATCGTGAACTTAGTCTGGTGTGCATTCAAAGGAAAAGAAGCAGGGGCAAATCCTTGGAAAGCCCTGACTTTAGAATGGCAAACCTCTTCCCCACCGATGATTGAAAACTTTGAGGAAGAACCTGTCTTATGGTCGGGTCCCTATGATTATGGGATTGATAGCGCCGAAGAAGATGACCAATCGGTGGAAGAGTTACTTTCGGAAGTGAAAGCGGACATGAGTTAA